The proteins below come from a single Pleuronectes platessa chromosome 1, fPlePla1.1, whole genome shotgun sequence genomic window:
- the foxf1 gene encoding forkhead box protein F1: MTAEIQQPPAQTPAQSSPMSAPEKPHGQTAVMETASSTTKTKKTNAGIRRPEKPPYSYIALIVMAIQSSPTKRLTLSEIYQFLQSRFPFFRGSYQGWKNSVRHNLSLNECFIKLPKGLGRPGKGHYWTIDPASEFMFEEGSFRRRPRGFRRKCQALKPMYSMMNGLGFNHIPESYNFQGGGGGLSCPPNTLSLDTGIGMMNGHLAGNMEGMGLSGHSMSHLSTNSGHSYMGSCTGSTGNDYSHHDNSGSPLLTSGGVMEPHPVYSSSASAWAPAPTASLNNGASYIKQQPLSPCNPGANSLQPSLPTHSLEQPYLHQNGHSTTDLQGIPRYHSQSPSMCDRKEFVFSFNAMASSAMHSPSSGSYYHHQQVSYQDIKPCVM; the protein is encoded by the exons ATGACGGCAGAGATCCAGCAGCCCCCAGCACAGACTCCTGCCCAGAGCAGCCCCATGTCTGCTCCGGAGAAGCCGCACGGACAGACGGCGGTGATGGAAACCGCCTCCTCCACCACGAAAACCAAAAAGACAAACGCAGGGATCCGTCGACCAGAGAAACCTCCGTATTCATACATCGCTCTGATAGTCATGGCGATCCAGAGCTCTCCAACGAAGCGGCTGACGCTCAGTGAAATATACCAGTTCCTGCAGAGCCGCTTCCCGTTCTTCAGGGGCTCGTACCAGGGATGGAAGAACTCCGTGCGTCACAACTTGTCCCTGAACGAGTGCTTCATAAAGCTGCCCAAGGGCCTCGGCCGGCCAGGGAAGGGCCACTACTGGACTATCGACCCGGCAAGTGAGTTTATGTTCGAGGAGGGCTCCTTCAGAAGGAGACCCAGGGGTTTTAGGCGCAAGTGCCAGGCGCTGAAGCCAATGTACAGCATGATGAACGGCCTGGGATTCAACCACATCCCCGAGTCCTACAACTTCCAGGGAGGCGGTGGGGGCCTGTCCTGTCCGCCCAACACCCTGTCTCTGGACACTGGGATCGGGATGATGAATGGACACTTGGCAGGTAACATGGAGGGGATGGGTCTGTCCGGGCACTCCATGTCACACTTGTCGACGAACAGTGGACATTCCTACATGGGAAGTTGTACGGGATCCACCGGGAATGACTATTCCCACCACGACAATTCCGGCTCCCCTCTGCTCACCAGCGGGGGAGTCATGGAGCCTCACCCCGTCTACTCGAGCTCGGCCTCGGCGTGGGCTCCGGCCCCCACGGCCTCGCTGAATAACGGGGCTTCTTACATCAAGCAGcagcctctgtctccctgtAACCCAGGGGCGAACTCGCTGCAGCCGAGCCTGCCCACCCATTCCCTAGAGCAGCCATACCTGCACCAGAACGGGCACAGCACCACAGATTTACAAG GTATTCCTCGGTACCATTCCCAGTCTCCCAGCATGTGTGACCGAAAGGAGTTCGTCTTCTCCTTCAACGCCATGGCGTCCTCGGCGATGCACTCCCCGAGCAGCGGCTCCTACTACCACCACCAGCAGGTCTCCTACCAGGACATCAAGCCGTGCGTCATGTGA